actttactatgagtttgtgtgtttttctgtgatttcaggtattttctggctgaaattgagggacctgagcaaaaatctgattctgagactcaaaaggactgcagatgctgttggattctgacctccctgcactcgaagtggattttctggagctacagaagcccaattggcgcgctctcaacggcgttggaaagtagacatcctgggctttccagcaatatataatagtccatactttgcccaagatttgatggcccaaaccggcgttcaaagtcacctcaagaaatcccagcgttaaacgctggaactggcacctaaatgggagttaaacgcccaaactggcaccaaagctggcgtttaactccaagaaaagtctctacacgaaattgcttcattgctcagcccaaacacacaccaagtgggcccggaagaggatttttatgtcatttactcatttctgtacaccctaggctactagtttcttataagtaggaccttttactattgtatagaaatcttttgatcacttttagatctctagatcatctttggatattgtagttcttagatcattgggaggctggccattcggccatgcctagaccttatgcttatgtattttcaacggtggagtttctacacaccatagattaaggtgtggagctctgctgtacctcgagtattaatgcaattactattgttcttccattcaattccgcttgttctttgtccaagatatcacttgttcttcaacatgatgaaggtgatgattgacgcccatcaccattctcacccatgaacaaggtgactgacaaccattcttgttctacaagcatctgaggcttagtgaatatctcttggattcctgattgcacgatgcatggttgatcgcctgacaaccgagtgctcgcctgacaaacgagccagccattccgtgagatcagagtcttcgtggtataggcaagaactgatggcagcattcaagagaatccggaaggtctaaccttgtctgtggtattctgagtaggattcaatgactgaatgactgtgacgtgcttcaaacctgtaacctactgggcgttagtgacagacgcaaaatagttattctattccggtaggggagggaaccgaaccggtgattggccgtactgtgacagagtattgagcattagctttcactgcaaggatgggaggtagctgctgacaacagtgagaccctatacgagcttgccatggaaaggagtaagaagggttggatgaagacagtaggaaagcagagagacggaagggaaggcatcttcatgcgcttatctgaagttcctaccaatgagttacataagtatcactatctttatcttttatgttattttcgttcatcaccatacatatctgagtttgcctgactaagatttacaagatgaccatagcttgcttcaatactaacaatctccgtgggatcgacccttactcacgtaaggtttattacttggacgacccagtgcacttgctggttagttgtgcgaagttgtgtaatgccatggtattgagcgcaccaagtttttggagccattaccagggattatgagagttgtgaaaaagtatagttcacaatttcgcgcaccaccaTGGCATGCAGCTCTCATTATGAAAGTTCTCGGCAAAAGAGTGCATTTAGGATTCATGGAACAGAGACTGAACAGAGATTGGGCAAAAAAAGGTAAGATTAACGTTATTGATATGGATCGTGACTATTTTTTGGTTCATTTTACAGATGAAGAAGACTATAACCATGCTCTTATGGAAGGACCTTGGATGATTACGGGTCACTACCTAATTGTTCAGAGATGGAGACCGTTCTTTCTCGCATCGGAAAATATAGTGAAGAAGATTGCAGCTTGGATCCGCATTCCAAACCTTCCGATTGAACTATACAATCACCGGTTTCTCTCAAGAGTAGGATCGACCCTCGGTACCATGCTTAAGATTGATCGTGCAACTTCAGTTCATTCCCGGGGACGCTTTGCCAGAATTTGTGTTGAATTAGACCTATCTAAAAAACTTGTTCCAAAAATTTCGATTCTCGGACAAATTTTGAATGTTGAATATGAGGGCCTGCATCTTATTTGTTTCACTTGTGGGAAGTATGGTCATCGACCAGATCAGTGTAGTGAAACGCATGACGGCAAGGTAGCACCGGAGAACACAACCATAGATGGCGAAGAGGGTAGCACAGGGTTTGCTGGAGAGGAAGGCGTTAATCACGCCAACATTACCAGGCAAGGGGCCCaagaatcaatttaaaaaagacAAGTGAATCAGGATTCCCCGGAATTTGGACCATGGATGCTAGTAAAAAGGCAAGTGAGGAAAAAATCAATAGGATCAAGGGGTGCTAATTATAAGAAAGATTCTCTTTCTAATTTGGAAGATAAAACCTCCAATGGATCAAGATTTAATATCTTGGATGAGGGTACTACGGAACCTAGTCATGAGGAGAATGTTCATGAAGAGTATTATGGGGAGGAATCTATGCAAAGTGGACCCGTTGTGATGGGCAAGATAGGCCTAGCAAGTTAATAACACCAAAATCCCATAAAGAACATGGAAGGCCAACCCAATCCCTTCATAGAGTGCTTAAACCAGGGGCTGGTAAAAATTTCCAATCAAATAAAAAGgccaataataataaaagtgtGCTAATTGGGCCAGGAAGAATGAACAAGGACAAAGCTAAAGCCAAGCTTGTTGAGAGCCACATCCTTATGCCCTCTGATCCGACACTTGATCCAGCTATGATTGAGAAAGATAACTCGAAGAAATTAGAGAAAGAAGCCATAGAGCGTGAGATCCTTGATAAAATGCGCATCATGCAAAAAGAACAATGGAAAACTTTTGAAGTGGAAAAGAGAATGAGAGGTGGCATGATAAAAAACTTGCCATCACCCTCCTCTATCATTACGGTCCAGAATCAACCGAGCATGGACATTAATATGGCAACGAGGATATCACATAGCCAGGAGAAGAACCTACAGGACAAACCACCGGACCCAATAATTAAAGATTCAGGTTTGTCAGGAAGCAACAATGAAAATATTTCGGAGGAGCTTCTATTGAGCCTGAACAAAGGGAAAAACATTTCTGTTTGACCCGCATCTGTCTCTGGTGACATCTTTCCCTTCTTCTTgttattatgaattttttaatttggaaTTGTCGTGGTGTTGGTAGTAGTTCCTTTGTTGCTTTAATTAGAGATATTAAACACTAGTATCATGTTAATTTTCTGGTTCTTCTTGAAACCCATGTGAGTGGGGATAGAGGagttaaaattagaaataagtTGCCTTTTGACAGCTGTTTTATTGAGGAAGCCTGAGGGCACTCTGGAGAAATCTGGTGCCTATGGAATTCTGATGAATAAAAAGTGGTTGTTTTATGCAATCATCAGCAGTTTGTGCATATGAGACTGTTAGGGAAAGACCTACAGCCGTGGGTTTTTACTATGATTTATGGGAGTCCCCAAAGAGCTCATAGAAGAGAACTTTGGAGGATCCTTAGGGAGTTGAACTACCATAACAAACTCCCTTGGTGTTTGGCTGGAGATTTTAATGCTTTGCTGCATGATTTTGAAAGACAAGGGGGATCAGCTACTCACTATAATGGTGCGTGTGTGGATTTTCAGGAATGTGTGTCTGATTGCAGACTCCTGGACTTGGGTTATTCAGGATACCCCTTTACCTGGAAGAGAGGAAGCTTGGTTGAAAGACTTGATCATGGTCTAAGCAACATGGATTGGCAAATTCGATTTCCTGATGCAAGGATGAAGCACTTGCCAATGTTAAAATCGGATCATGATCCGCTATACCTGCAACTCTCTACTGAACCTGCTCCCAACAGAGGACGAAGACCATTCAGATTCTTAGCCTCATGGATATCTCATCATGATTTTAATAATATGGTCACAAATAATTGGAGAATAGATAGCAATTGGTCCCAAGGAATTGGTAACTTTCAAGATTCCCTTCGAATTTGGAATTCTACCGTTTTTGGGAACATTTTTAGAAGGAAAAATAGAATCCTAAGGAGATTACAAGGTATCATAAATACTATGAGTGTGAGCCATAATCCTCATTTGGAAAATCTTCAGGGTATTCTTTGGAAAGAGTATGAAGAGCTCCTTTCTCAAGAAGAGATGTTATGGTTTCAAAAATCTAGATGTAAATGGATTGAGTTTGGCGACAGAAACAAAAATACTTTCATGGCACTACTATGGCCAGAAGGAGGAGAAACAAGATTGTTGCCTTGCAAGATGAAGCGGGTAATTAGATACATGATAATCCTAATCTTAAAGCAATGGCTACCGATTTCTACAGCAAGCTTTATTGTGATGACCTCCCTAATATTCCCTTTGTTCTAAATGGTGCTTTTCCGGTACTTAGCAATGAAGATAGGATGATGATTGGCTGCAATGTTTTccacaaggagattaaagaatcCCTTTTTAGCATGGGTAGTTTCAAAGCACCTGGGAGAGATGGTATTCAGGCAGGCTTTTATCAGAATAAATGGGATCTGGTAGGACCAAATTTACGCAGGATGATTGAGAATGTTTTTGCTCACCCCTAGGACATTGGAGAGCTGAATGAAACCCTTATTACTCTCATTCCTAAGGTGGAGCCTGTCACCAATCTTAAGCAAATGCGACCCATCAGTTTATGTAATGTCTCGTACAAGGTGATTACCAAGATTCTGGCCCGAAGGCTTCAAAGGGTTATGAAAAAATTAGTGAGACCTACCCAATGCAGTTTCGTCCCGGGGAGGCAGAGTTTTGACAATATTATCATCACCCAAGAAGTTATCCATTCTATGAGGAATAAAAAAGGTCGGAAAGGTTGGATGGCgattaaaattgatttggaGAAGGATTATGACAGACTTAAATGGGATTTCATTGAAGATACTTTTAGTGATATTGGGTTGCCTTCTCAGTTCATTTCTATGGTTTACAGTTGTATTTCTTCTGCCAAGATGAGGGTCCTCTGGAATGGGGAAGCCTTGGACGAGTTCTCTCCTTCAAGAGGTATTCGGCAGGGTGATCCCATCTCGCCGTACATCTTTGTCCTTTGCATGGAAAGGCTCTTGCAACTCATTAGTGCTGCAGTAGAACATGGCTTTTGGAAGCCCACCAAGCTGAACAGAGAAAGTCTTGATCTCTCTCATCTCTGCTTCACTGATGATTTGATTCTCTTTGCGGAAGCAACTATGGGATCAAGCAGATGTTATTAAGAGAGTTCTTGAAGCTTTTTGCAATAGCTCCGGTCAAAAGGTCAGCAATGATAAGACACGCGTGTTCTTCTCTAGGAATGTGGGCAATCATGTTAGGAGTCAGATAAGCAGCACCCTTCAGTTTTCCAGAACCGATGATTTGGGAAAGTATCTTGGTGTTCCTCTCAAACACTCTAAAGTTTCAAAAATTACATATAGTGACATTATTAACAAGATGAACTTGAGATTAAATAGTTGGAAAGCCTCATCCTTGTCTCTAGTAGGAAGAGCGACCCTGGTGAGATCTATTCTATCTTCCCTTCCTAGTTATACTATACAAACTACTCTTATACCAGTTTCTACTAGTAACCTGGTTAATCGTAAATGCAAGGATTTTCTTTGGGGAGAGACAGAGCACTCTAGAAAAATCCATCTCATCAATTGGAAGGATCTTAGCAAACCAAAAGCCTCAGGAGGGCTGGGTATTCGTCATACCCGTGATGTGAATCAAGCTTTTATGATGAAGAATGGCTGGGGTCTTGTGGAAAAGAAGGATGCGCTTTGGGCAAGGGTGATCAGGGCCAAATACAATTGTGGTAGTGACTTACTCTCAAGGGTCGAAAGGAAGAACAAGTCCTCGAATCTTTGAAAAGGGATATGCTTGGCTTGGAAAGGAATTGAAAAGAACCATATTTGGCGTATTGGAGATGGCTCTAGCATAAAGTTCTGGCAGCATAATGGGGTGCCAAACCTTGGAATATTAACCCAATATTCTGATAAGGTATTAACGAAAACTGATTTAAGTGTGTTTCTAACTGATTTCCTTTCAGTTTCAGGTGATTGGGACGAGGATAAACTAAAGGAATGGCTCCCTGACCCTATCGTGGGAAAAATTCGAGCTTTGTCTCCTCCTTTCCCTTGGAAAGGACATGATTCTGTTGCTTGGGCCCCAACTTTAGATGGAACTTTTAGCCTTAAATCGGCTTATAGCTCTCTCCATGATGAGCACAATGACCCGGACAAAATCTTCAAATTAATCTGGAAGTGGGGTGGCCCGGAGAGAATTCGTTCCTTCATGTGGCTGGTTGCTAATGACGCAATTCTAACAAATGTGGAAAGAAGGAGAAGGCATCTAGCAACGGAAGCTAACTGCCCCAGGTGTAATCGTCAGGAAGAAAGCACCTTACACGTCCTCAGAGATTGCTCCTATGCCAAGTGCGTGTGGAGCCTCTTGAACCCACATGAGGTTGTGGCCGACTTTTTTAACCTGAGTATTAAGGATTGGTTGGCTCAGAACCTATCAGCGAGAAGTGACTGGGCTTGTAAATTTGGAGTTACTGTTTCATCCCTTTGGTTATATCGTAACTCCCTTATTTTTGAAGGGAATCGAGTGAGGCCAACGGTCGTGGCTAGAGCAATTAGAGCGCGAAGTGAGGAAATCTTGGGCACCATGAAGTTTCGGTCCTCTATGCAAAGGACTAGAAAAGACAATAATCAATTGATTCGTTGGATACTCCCGCCGGAACATTGTACAAAGCTAAATGTAGATGGATCTTTTTTTCGTGAGAATAATAACGCAGCTTGTGGAGGTATTTTCAGAAACTATTTGGgtaggtggtgcacgaaattgtgatcatcaatggcgccatcaacatggtacgctcaattgcaatctcaactctttatcacaacttcacacaactaaccagcaagtgcaatgggtcgtccaagtaataaaccttacgcgagtaagggtcgatcccacggagattgttggtatgaagcaagctatggtcatcttgtaaatctcagtcaggcagattcaaatggttatgtatgatttatgaataaagcataaaataaagatagagatacttatgtaattcattggtgagaatttcagataagcgtatggagatgctttgtcccttccgtctctctgctttcctattgtcttcatccaatccttcttcttcctttccatggcaagctgtatgttgggcatcaccgttgtcagtggctacagtcccgtcctctcagtgaaaatattcaacgcgctctatcacagcacggctaatcatctatcggttctcaattaggttggaatagaatccattgattcttttgcgtctgtcactaacgcccagacttcaggagtttgaagctcgtcacagtcattcaatcattgaatcctactcagaatatcacagacaaggtttagaccttccggattctcttgaatgccgccatcaattctagcttataccacaaagattctgattaaggaatccaagagataaacattcaagccttgtttgcttgtagaacggaagtggttgtcaggcacgcgttcataagtgagaatgatgatgagcgtcacataatcatcacattcatcatgttcttgggtgcgaatgaatatcttagaacaagaataagctgaattgaatagaagaataatagtaattgcattaatactcgaggtacagcagagctccacaccttaatctatggtgtgtagaaactccaccgttgaaaatacataagaacaaggtctaggcatggccgaatggccagcccccaaaacgtgatcaaaagattcaaagatctaaagatgatcaaagatccaaagatgatcaaaagatctaaaaatgatcccaagatgaaaatacaatagcaaaaggtcctatttgtagagaactagtagcctagggtttacagaaatgagtaaatgacataaaaatccactttcgggcccacttggtgtgtgcttgggctgaacattgaagcattttcatgtaaagacttttcttggagttaaacgccagcttttgtgccagtttgggcgtttaactcccattctcgtgccagttccagcgtttaacgccaggcagttttgagctgatttgaaacgccggtttgggccatcaaatatcgggcaaagtatagactattatacatttctggaaagcccagaatgtctactttccaacgaagttgagagcgctccaattgggcttctgtagctccagaaaatccactttgagtgcagggaggtcagaatccaacagcatctgcagtccttttcagcctctgaatcagatttttgctcaggtccctcaatttcagccagaaaatacttgaaatcacagaaaaacacacaaactcatagtaaattccagaaaagtgaattttaactaaaaactaataaaaatataataaaaactaactaaaacatgctaaaaacaatgccaaaaagcgtataaattatccgctcatcacaacaccaaatttaaattgttgcttgtccccaagaaactgaaaatcaaataagataaaaataagagaatatgcaatgaattccaaaaacatctatgaagatcagtattaattagatgagcagggcttttagctttttgcctctgaacagttttggcacctcactctatcctttgaaattcaaaatgattggcttccataggaactcaaaatccagatagtgttattgattctcctagttaagtattatgattcttgaacacagctactttatgagtcttggccgtggcccaaagcactctgtcttccagtattaccaccggatacatacatgccatatacacataattgggtgaaccttttcagattgtgactcagctttgctagagtccccaattaaaggtgtccagggttcttaagtacactcttttttccttggatcacaactttattttttttctttttctttttcttttcccctttttttcgttttttttttcactgtttttttcttgcttcaagaatcatttttatgatttttcagatcctaagtaacatgtctcctttttcatcattctttcaagagccaatcattcatgaacaacaaattcaaaagacatatgcactgtttaagcatacattcagaaaccaaaagtattgccaccacatcaaaa
Above is a genomic segment from Arachis stenosperma cultivar V10309 chromosome 1, arast.V10309.gnm1.PFL2, whole genome shotgun sequence containing:
- the LOC130935215 gene encoding uncharacterized protein LOC130935215, with amino-acid sequence MKVLGKRVHLGFMEQRLNRDWAKKDEEDYNHALMEGPWMITGHYLIVQRWRPFFLASENIVKKIAAWIRIPNLPIELYNHRFLSRVGSTLGTMLKIDRATSVHSRGRFARICVELDLSKKLVPKISILGQILNVEYEGLHLICFTCGKYGHRPDQCSETHDGKVAPENTTIDGEEGSTGFAGEEGVNHANITRQGAQESI